The genomic stretch AGTAGAAGAAATAATATATCAACAACAAAATTTAGCAGAAAAAGCTATTTATAGATTATTTACCTTGAGCTTAATTCCCGTTTTTGGCGGAATAATTGGTTTTGGTTTAATTATATTTTTACTAATTCAATTACTCACAAAAAAACAAGATTCTATTCTTGCTATAAATTATAATATTTCTTGGGAATCTCCTTGGGATTGGGAAATTATTTGGCAAGTTTTCATCGTTGGTTTTTTCTTCCTGAGTCAAGTACTATTGCCCATTATTTTTGGTATTGGTGGTTTTAATCCTGCGGTTTTAGGTATCAAGGGTAAAGCCTTATACGTTTTACTGAGCTACTTTTTAATGGCAGGGGGAGGATTATTAGTGTTGTATCTTTCCTTAAAACCCTTTTTTCCGTTGCCTCAAGATTGGTTTAAAATCACTAATAAAAATTGGTATTGGTGGGGAATCGGCGGTTATTTAGTGGCTATTCCTTCTGTTTTTTTTGTCTCAATCCTCAATCAACAATTGTGGCAAGGCAGAGGAGGTAGTAATCCCCTATTACTTCTCGCTTTAGAATCTCAAGATAAATTCGCCTTAGCAATCTTTTTTATTACTGCTTCCATTGCGGCACCAATCTTTGAAGAAATTATGTTTAGAGGTTTTTTACTACCGTCTCTCACTCGTTATCTTCCTGTTTGGGGTGCTATTATTGTCAGTGGAGTTATTTTTGCGATCGCCCATTTAAGTCTAGCAGAAACTATACCCCTCGCAACTTTAGGGATTATTTTAGGTATAGTCTATACTCGATCGCGTAGTTTATTAGCGTCTATTATTCTACATAGTTTATGGAATAGTGGCACATTATTTAGCCTTTTTCTACTTGGAAGTAAACTTACATAAGTCGGATTTGCTGAATAAATCCTTTTCCCTATCCACATCCACCTGTCTTATTGATTGATACCCATAGAAAACTATATAGATTTTGTCTTATTCCCCTCTCCCTGTCCACCTGTCATACTGTCTTGTCTCTACCGACAGAAAAATACATGAATTTTAGCTTACCTCACAGAATAATATAGTTCAGCACCAATTCCTCCATACTGTTTTAATTTTTCTGCACCCTCACCATAAACAAATTCAACCTGTGCACCTGATAAAATAACTTCAACAATAAGAGAGTCAAATTCTTCTGTAT from Geminocystis sp. NIES-3709 encodes the following:
- a CDS encoding CPBP family intramembrane glutamic endopeptidase, giving the protein MNWKRSLLAILTILSMYSVFFALSQSLGEPQVQAQLELYQTNLILNASSWNPSQENISSISQNLIGENPLSIARSSYEKALTLTQDSLNKLKENEDSIATETPRQQLKKSIIQNEKLIDELNLKLGIILAEENNLDLATNYWQQISNKNISETLSDIWVKQAYFDEKLEEKITNKLDSWFKLKILEKNYNNANNQIKVEEIIYQQQNLAEKAIYRLFTLSLIPVFGGIIGFGLIIFLLIQLLTKKQDSILAINYNISWESPWDWEIIWQVFIVGFFFLSQVLLPIIFGIGGFNPAVLGIKGKALYVLLSYFLMAGGGLLVLYLSLKPFFPLPQDWFKITNKNWYWWGIGGYLVAIPSVFFVSILNQQLWQGRGGSNPLLLLALESQDKFALAIFFITASIAAPIFEEIMFRGFLLPSLTRYLPVWGAIIVSGVIFAIAHLSLAETIPLATLGIILGIVYTRSRSLLASIILHSLWNSGTLFSLFLLGSKLT